The Anaerolineae bacterium genomic sequence CGGAGCGGTTTAGAGGCCTGTCAAGCCATTCGGCAGCGCCATCCGAAGACGCGGGTCATCATGTTGACTTCGTACCTCAGCGAGGAACTGGTGACCCAGGCCATCCGCGCCGGAGCCTCGGGATATGTGCTCAAGAACATTGACAGCATGGAACTGGTCCAGGCCATCCGCTCAGCCTATGCCGGCAGGACGGTGCTCGACCCCAGCGCGGCGGATTATATTGTCTCCCACCTGCGCCAGATGGAACACCGGGAGGACACTTCTCCCTTTGACCCCTTGTCGCAACGCGAGTTGCAGGTGATGGCGTTGGTGGCCCGGGGCAAAAGCAATCGCGAAATCGGTCGCTTGTTGCACCTCAGTGAGGGTACCGTGCGTAATTATGTCAGTTCTGTGATGGAGAAACTGGGCCTGCGCAATCGCATCGAGGTGGCAACTTTCGCTCTGGAGCACCGACTGTTTGACTATTTCCCTTTATTGGCGGATTTGGACAAGGAGGCGCGCTAAAGGGCGGCTCAGGGGAAATAGTGGCTCAACGCGCCAAGCAGAGTGGCCACAAAAAAGCCCGCTTCAGCCAGGGCCAGGCCAAGCAGCAGGTTGTGTTTCTGGTGCGCTGGGGTCTTGCCCCAAAAGGCCCCCCGGCGCACCTGGAGCGTGATCTCTG encodes the following:
- a CDS encoding response regulator transcription factor; amino-acid sequence: MKPKIRLLIVDDHEVVRLGLRMLLEAEEDMVVVGEAADGEEALRLASQLRPDVVVMDIRLPGRSGLEACQAIRQRHPKTRVIMLTSYLSEELVTQAIRAGASGYVLKNIDSMELVQAIRSAYAGRTVLDPSAADYIVSHLRQMEHREDTSPFDPLSQRELQVMALVARGKSNREIGRLLHLSEGTVRNYVSSVMEKLGLRNRIEVATFALEHRLFDYFPLLADLDKEAR